One Pirellulales bacterium DNA window includes the following coding sequences:
- a CDS encoding aminotransferase class III-fold pyridoxal phosphate-dependent enzyme, with amino-acid sequence MSRGASRAAAVFPAGSNGEFNLPAELAIVIRRGTGCELWDDQERHFHDFSMGWGSALVGHARPEVVEAVKQRAPLGANFAYVTEESLLLAEELVRLSPACDAVRFCASGTEATMYCQRLARAFTNRAAILKFEGAYHGANEVGVTSLFPSAAPKFPHPDPSSAGIAPLVADSVLVAPFNDLERTAEIVTESADRLAAIIVEPLQRCVPPLPGFLAGLRQLCDRHGMLLIFDEVVTGFRLAYGGAQEYYGVVPDLVAYGKALGGGYPIGAFGGRREIMDLVREDRLGRDGYVWMASTLGGNPISTAAARAALSVLRQEGVYPRLHALGRYLREQMQAVLRSNGIEAQIIGDGPLAQVVFSSEPVVDYRTSQQGDKARGRAVMLELFRQGIFLNPMGTKLYLSLAHDERICDLFCERFDAALVATR; translated from the coding sequence ATGTCTCGAGGGGCGTCACGCGCGGCAGCGGTTTTTCCCGCCGGCTCGAACGGCGAGTTCAATTTGCCGGCGGAGCTTGCGATTGTCATTCGCCGCGGAACCGGCTGCGAGCTGTGGGATGATCAGGAGCGCCACTTCCATGATTTCTCCATGGGTTGGGGGTCGGCGCTGGTGGGACATGCCCGGCCCGAAGTGGTCGAAGCCGTAAAGCAGCGCGCCCCGCTGGGCGCGAACTTTGCCTACGTGACCGAAGAATCGTTGCTCTTGGCCGAAGAGCTGGTGCGGCTGAGTCCAGCTTGCGACGCCGTGCGCTTCTGCGCTTCGGGAACCGAGGCGACGATGTATTGCCAGCGGCTGGCACGGGCCTTTACGAACCGCGCGGCGATACTCAAATTCGAAGGGGCGTACCACGGCGCCAACGAAGTCGGCGTGACCAGCCTGTTTCCGAGCGCAGCACCCAAGTTTCCGCATCCCGATCCGAGCAGCGCCGGCATTGCGCCCTTGGTGGCCGACAGCGTGCTGGTGGCGCCCTTTAACGATCTGGAACGAACCGCGGAGATCGTCACTGAATCGGCGGATCGTCTGGCGGCCATCATCGTCGAGCCGCTGCAGCGCTGCGTTCCGCCCTTGCCCGGATTTCTCGCAGGGTTACGGCAACTGTGCGACCGGCATGGGATGCTGCTGATCTTCGACGAAGTCGTTACCGGTTTTCGCCTGGCCTATGGCGGTGCGCAGGAGTATTACGGCGTCGTGCCCGACCTGGTGGCGTACGGCAAGGCGCTTGGAGGCGGTTACCCGATCGGCGCGTTCGGCGGGCGACGGGAGATCATGGATCTCGTGCGCGAGGATCGCCTGGGGCGCGACGGCTACGTGTGGATGGCATCGACGCTGGGCGGAAATCCGATTTCCACCGCCGCCGCGCGCGCGGCGCTATCCGTGCTGCGGCAAGAGGGAGTTTATCCGCGACTGCACGCGCTGGGTCGATACCTTCGCGAGCAGATGCAAGCGGTCCTCCGATCGAACGGCATCGAGGCTCAAATAATTGGCGACGGGCCGTTGGCACAAGTCGTGTTCTCGAGCGAGCCCGTCGTCGATTACCGCACTTCGCAACAGGGGGACAAGGCGCGCGGGCGGGCCGTGATGCTCGAGCTTTTTCGCCAAGGAATCTTTCTTAACCCGATGGGCACCAAATTGTACCTGTCGCTGGCGCACGACGAGCGGATTTGCGACCTTTTCTGCGAACGATTCGATGCGGCGCTGGTTGC